The Acidobacteriota bacterium genomic interval CCGGAGGAACCCGACGGCGCAGGCGAGCGCCACGACCAGCAGCAGGACCGCGAGGCCGATCGGCTTGCCGGCGGTGACGACGATGAGACACGCCGAGACGAGGATCAGGCCAACATAGACGACGTCGGTCGTGAACAGCACGGGGGCGACCCACGCCCACTCTTCCTGGAAGACGTTGCGATAGTGCCGCCAGGCGAAGCACATGTAGAGTCGAAGGGTCACGTTCACCACGGCCGCCGCGAGCGCCGCGAAGAAGAGCAGCAACCCGACACGACGCCATGCGACGACCTCGAAGGCCACCCACACCGGGTACAGCATCGAGGCGTAGGCCACCGACGTGGCCACCTGGTGGAACTGCCACCAGCGGATGACTTCGCCCGACACCGGCTTCGCGCCCGATGACAGCGCCTGCAGGGCGGCGGCCACATCGGCTGCGGACTGGAACCGGTCGTTGGGTCGCTTGTGCAGGCAGCGGGCGACGACCTCGAACAGCCCCCCGGGCAGGTCCCGCCGCACGGCCGCGAGTGGGGCCGGGTCGTCGCGTTCGATCCGACCAATGATGGACCAGCTGCCCGGGTCGCCGAACGGATGCAGGCCCGACACCATCTCGTAGAACAGGACGCCGAACGAGAACAGGTCCGAGCGCCGGTCGACGTCCGGTCCTTTCAACTGCTCCGGCGACATGTACGCGATGGTGCCGACGACGTCGCGCGACAGCGAATCGAGGCTGCGCGTGGCGCCGCTGTCGGTCGGCAGTACGCGGGCGAGACCGAAGTCGAGCAGCTTGA includes:
- a CDS encoding serine/threonine protein kinase, which codes for MTPERWARIATLFEQAHSLSGDDQRRFLDGIASVDDRREVAELLEQARLAPPPVETDPRRLAERRLGTRIGKYRLEEIAGGGGQGWVYRAVHEDIGLEVAIKALPPQFSSDPGRQERLLREAQALATLDDESIARVHDVVREGDEVFLVTEFVRGQTLRQALAGGPLPFAAALDYAAQILHALEGAHRRGIVHRDLKPENVMVAASGRVKLLDFGLARVLPTDSGATRSLDSLSRDVVGTIAYMSPEQLKGPDVDRRSDLFSFGVLFYEMVSGLHPFGDPGSWSIIGRIERDDPAPLAAVRRDLPGGLFEVVARCLHKRPNDRFQSAADVAAALQALSSGAKPVSGEVIRWWQFHQVATSVAYASMLYPVWVAFEVVAWRRVGLLLFFAALAAAVVNVTLRLYMCFAWRHYRNVFQEEWAWVAPVLFTTDVVYVGLILVSACLIVVTAGKPIGLAVLLLVVALACAVGFLRIEPAASRAAFGESPRRPRLSRTTRFGSGRLGA